A region of Pelomicrobium methylotrophicum DNA encodes the following proteins:
- the glgA gene encoding glycogen synthase GlgA: MPPPSRSPLRVLFVTPEIHPLVKTGGLGDVSGALPQALAELGVDVRVLVPGYPPVLERSTRKRVILEVKDLPGFPPARLLTARSEKTVPLIVIDCPPLYRREGGPYLAPDGKDWPDNALRFALLGQVAALLGSSRSPLAWRPHVLHCNDWQAGLAPAYLHFSRSGRAATVMTIHNLAFQGIFPAETVAQVGLPPESFSIHGVEYYGQLSFLKAGLYYADRITTVSPTYAREIQSEPLGFGLHGLLAARRDHLIGILNGIDTEVWDPSRDPFIAVPYSSACLERKRENKAALQRDLGLPEEADTPLLGMVSRITTQKGVDLVVRIVPRLVQRGVQLALLGSGDKTLEQALTALGQRFPRWLAVRLGYDESLSHRIEAGADMFLMPSRFEPCGLNQMYSQRYGTPPVVHATGGLRDSVTDATPAALADGTATGFVFEALTQEAFLGAIDRGLALWHDPPTWRRLQRAGMARDFSWKHSAREYLKLYRSLVREA, translated from the coding sequence ATGCCGCCGCCATCCCGCAGCCCGCTTCGCGTCCTGTTCGTGACGCCCGAGATTCACCCGCTCGTAAAGACCGGCGGACTCGGCGACGTGAGCGGGGCACTGCCCCAAGCGCTGGCGGAGCTGGGCGTGGACGTGCGGGTGCTGGTGCCCGGCTACCCGCCCGTGCTCGAGCGCTCCACCCGCAAGCGCGTCATCCTCGAGGTCAAGGACTTGCCAGGGTTCCCCCCGGCGCGGCTGCTCACGGCACGCTCGGAGAAGACTGTGCCGCTCATCGTGATCGACTGTCCGCCGCTGTACCGCCGCGAAGGCGGTCCGTACCTCGCGCCGGACGGCAAGGACTGGCCCGATAACGCCCTACGCTTTGCTTTGCTGGGGCAAGTGGCGGCGCTTCTCGGCTCCAGCCGCAGCCCCTTGGCCTGGCGTCCCCACGTGCTCCACTGCAACGACTGGCAGGCGGGGCTCGCGCCTGCCTACCTGCACTTCTCGCGCAGCGGCCGGGCCGCCACGGTAATGACCATTCACAACCTGGCGTTCCAGGGAATCTTCCCCGCCGAAACGGTGGCGCAAGTGGGGCTCCCGCCCGAGTCGTTCTCGATACACGGAGTCGAGTACTACGGGCAGCTTTCCTTTCTGAAAGCAGGGCTCTATTACGCCGACCGCATCACCACGGTGAGCCCCACTTACGCGCGGGAGATCCAGTCGGAGCCGCTGGGGTTCGGCCTGCACGGGCTCCTGGCCGCACGCCGCGATCATCTGATCGGCATCCTGAACGGCATCGACACCGAGGTTTGGGATCCATCCCGCGATCCCTTCATCGCGGTCCCCTACTCCTCGGCGTGCCTGGAGCGCAAGCGCGAAAACAAGGCGGCGCTGCAGCGGGACCTGGGCCTGCCGGAAGAAGCCGACACGCCGCTCCTCGGCATGGTGAGCCGAATCACGACCCAAAAGGGCGTGGATCTCGTGGTGCGCATTGTGCCTCGGTTGGTGCAGCGCGGCGTCCAGCTGGCGCTGCTGGGAAGCGGCGACAAGACGCTGGAGCAGGCGCTTACGGCGCTCGGACAGCGTTTTCCCCGGTGGCTGGCGGTGCGCTTGGGATACGACGAGTCGCTTTCCCACCGGATCGAGGCGGGGGCCGATATGTTTTTGATGCCCTCGCGTTTCGAACCTTGTGGGCTCAACCAGATGTACAGTCAGCGCTACGGCACGCCCCCGGTCGTGCACGCCACCGGAGGGCTGCGGGACTCGGTGACGGACGCAACCCCTGCTGCCCTCGCCGATGGAACCGCCACCGGGTTCGTGTTCGAAGCCTTGACGCAGGAGGCGTTCCTCGGCGCCATCGACCGGGGGCTCGCTTTGTGGCACGACCCGCCCACCTGGCGCCGCCTCCAGCGCGCCGGGATGGCGCGGGACTTCAGCTGGAAGCACAGCGCCCGGGAGTACTTGAAGCTCTACCGGTCATTGGTCCGCGAAGCGTGA
- the glgP gene encoding alpha-glucan family phosphorylase — protein MTPRTVFHLEVNPKIPRRLIRLEELANNLWYSWDRPTRTLFARLHPGLWDAVGHNPKAFLKRVDEKLLAEAAEDPVFLASYNHILSAYDSYHSEPVRRNGPSGLGPDDLVAYFCAEFGFHESFPIYSGGLGILAGDHCKTASDMRLPFVGVGMLYRQGYFHQTLDNDGNQHALYTDSDFDDLPVAPVIDRDGRELKVSVELPGRSVAVKVWQARVGHVTLYLLDTDLEENRPDDRDISHRLYGGDRTMRLEQELVLGVGGVRALAAMDLKPAVFHINEGHAAFLVLERVRMLMGQGLDFATALEAVAVSTVFTTHTPVPAGHDHFSDEMILTYFDWYLKEVKILPEELLSLGRTPGSNDFNMTALAVRGSRFHNGVSRIHGEVSARICQSLWPQIEPEENPMDHITNGVHVPTFLFQDWADVFDKFLGNEWRSRLCDASFWTRIDEIPDHLFWSTRQSLKSQMLYLVRHRIAIQHFRNHGSEAHLDRLLKYADPINPHVLTIGFARRFVTYKRALLLFHDLEWLKQIVSDPERPVLFIFAGKAHPADVPGQELIRRVAEFARMPEFEGKILLVENYDLRLARRLVSGVDVWLNNPTYPQEACGTSGMKAAINGVINLSVTDGWWGEGYDGKNGWAIKPAPEGMDPVRRDREEAQTLYEILQDQVIPLYYDRGKQGYPVEWVKLAKRSVASILPRFNSMRMVSEYVQRFYAPAARQGAIYAQNRFENAKHIAAWKSRVRTAWPGVRLQRLDTGPKRIQFGDRLTFKVAAHLNGLGPDDVAVELLIGRTTQTDRLSKYERFRFRPEPSVDGSDQHVYTLDLEPDLCGKLNYMIRAYPYHPLLTHPFEMGMMVWL, from the coding sequence ATGACTCCGCGCACAGTGTTTCATCTGGAAGTCAACCCCAAGATTCCGCGACGCCTGATCCGGCTGGAAGAGCTCGCGAACAACCTGTGGTACAGCTGGGACCGGCCGACCCGCACCCTGTTTGCCCGCCTGCACCCGGGCTTGTGGGATGCGGTGGGCCACAACCCCAAGGCGTTCTTGAAGCGCGTCGACGAGAAGCTTCTGGCGGAGGCGGCCGAGGACCCGGTTTTCCTGGCCTCCTACAACCACATCCTTTCCGCCTACGACTCTTACCACTCGGAACCGGTGCGGCGCAACGGTCCCTCCGGCCTCGGACCAGACGACCTGGTGGCCTACTTCTGCGCGGAGTTCGGTTTCCACGAGAGCTTTCCCATCTACTCCGGGGGGCTCGGCATCCTGGCCGGAGACCATTGCAAGACGGCAAGCGACATGCGCCTGCCCTTCGTCGGCGTCGGGATGCTCTACCGCCAAGGCTACTTCCACCAGACGCTCGACAACGACGGGAACCAACACGCCCTGTACACGGATTCCGATTTCGACGACCTGCCGGTGGCGCCGGTGATCGACCGCGACGGCAGGGAGCTCAAGGTGTCGGTGGAGCTGCCAGGGCGCAGCGTCGCGGTCAAGGTGTGGCAGGCCCGGGTGGGCCACGTGACCCTGTACCTGCTGGACACGGACCTGGAGGAGAACCGGCCCGACGACCGGGACATTTCTCACCGGCTCTACGGTGGAGACCGCACCATGCGCTTGGAGCAGGAGCTGGTGCTGGGCGTGGGCGGCGTGCGCGCGCTGGCGGCGATGGACCTCAAACCAGCGGTGTTCCACATCAACGAAGGCCACGCAGCGTTCCTGGTACTGGAGCGAGTGCGCATGCTGATGGGGCAGGGGCTTGACTTCGCCACGGCGCTGGAAGCGGTGGCGGTTTCCACCGTATTCACCACCCACACGCCGGTGCCGGCGGGACACGATCACTTCAGCGATGAGATGATCCTCACCTACTTCGATTGGTATCTGAAGGAGGTGAAGATCCTGCCGGAGGAACTGCTTTCGCTGGGCCGCACGCCAGGCAGCAATGATTTCAACATGACGGCATTGGCGGTGCGGGGCTCCCGCTTCCACAACGGCGTCTCCCGCATCCACGGGGAGGTTTCGGCGCGCATCTGCCAAAGCCTGTGGCCGCAGATCGAGCCCGAGGAGAACCCGATGGACCACATCACCAACGGGGTCCACGTGCCGACCTTCCTGTTCCAGGACTGGGCGGACGTGTTCGACAAGTTCCTCGGCAACGAATGGCGCAGCCGCTTGTGCGACGCTTCCTTCTGGACGCGCATCGACGAAATCCCGGACCACCTTTTCTGGAGCACGCGCCAGTCGCTGAAGTCCCAGATGCTGTATCTGGTGCGCCACCGGATCGCGATCCAGCACTTCCGCAACCACGGCTCGGAAGCGCACCTGGACCGCCTGCTCAAGTATGCAGACCCGATTAACCCCCACGTGCTCACCATTGGCTTTGCCCGACGCTTTGTCACCTACAAGCGGGCACTGCTGCTGTTCCACGACCTGGAGTGGCTCAAGCAGATCGTTTCCGACCCCGAGCGGCCGGTCCTGTTCATCTTCGCCGGCAAGGCGCATCCGGCGGACGTGCCCGGCCAGGAGCTGATCCGACGCGTGGCGGAATTCGCGCGCATGCCGGAGTTCGAGGGCAAGATCCTGCTGGTGGAGAACTACGACCTGCGCCTGGCGCGGCGTCTGGTTTCGGGCGTCGACGTCTGGCTCAACAATCCGACCTATCCCCAGGAGGCGTGCGGTACCTCGGGCATGAAGGCGGCGATCAACGGCGTGATCAACCTGTCGGTCACTGACGGCTGGTGGGGAGAGGGTTACGACGGAAAGAACGGCTGGGCCATCAAGCCGGCACCGGAGGGCATGGACCCGGTGCGGCGGGACCGGGAGGAGGCCCAGACCCTCTACGAAATTCTCCAGGACCAAGTGATCCCGCTCTATTACGACCGCGGCAAGCAGGGCTACCCCGTGGAGTGGGTCAAGCTCGCCAAGCGTTCCGTCGCCTCGATCCTTCCCCGCTTCAACTCGATGCGCATGGTGAGCGAGTACGTGCAGCGATTCTACGCGCCGGCGGCGCGCCAGGGCGCCATCTACGCCCAGAACCGGTTCGAGAACGCCAAACACATCGCCGCCTGGAAGTCTCGGGTGCGGACCGCCTGGCCCGGCGTTCGGCTGCAGCGGCTGGACACGGGACCGAAGCGCATCCAGTTCGGCGACCGCCTCACCTTCAAGGTGGCGGCGCATTTGAACGGGCTGGGGCCCGACGACGTGGCGGTGGAGCTCCTGATCGGCCGCACCACCCAGACGGATCGGCTGTCGAAGTACGAGCGCTTTCGCTTCCGGCCGGAGCCCTCAGTCGACGGCTCCGACCAGCATGTCTATACGCTGGACTTGGAGCCGGACCTGTGCGGCAAGCTCAATTACATGATCCGCGCTTACCCCTACCACCCGCTGCTGACCCATCCTTTCGAGATGGGCATGATGGTATGGCTGTGA